A genome region from Algoriphagus halophilus includes the following:
- a CDS encoding porin family protein produces MKKILLVFSVFVLSISFSMAQTQVKPGVGVNTTNITGDGLDASGQIGWQIGASVAFGEKFYFEPGVFYQTNSFEVQSVGNLPVTDANYSGFRIPVAVGLEVLGNADSFAGLRVFGGGSTFLVTGTNSDFLDKDMVESPQWGVFAGIGLDIALFYLDWTYQWSVSNLQTDIDQIDLGKAHGIFWTAGLRF; encoded by the coding sequence ATGAAAAAAATTCTGTTAGTATTCTCTGTTTTTGTTTTGAGCATTTCATTTTCTATGGCTCAAACTCAAGTGAAACCTGGTGTGGGTGTAAATACTACTAATATTACGGGAGATGGACTTGATGCATCTGGACAAATTGGGTGGCAAATCGGTGCTAGTGTTGCCTTTGGCGAAAAATTTTATTTTGAGCCAGGAGTCTTTTATCAAACCAATTCTTTTGAGGTGCAAAGTGTAGGAAATCTTCCGGTAACAGATGCTAACTACAGTGGATTTCGAATTCCTGTAGCTGTGGGTTTGGAAGTTTTAGGAAATGCAGACTCTTTTGCAGGTTTGAGGGTTTTTGGCGGAGGATCCACTTTTTTAGTAACTGGGACTAATAGCGACTTTTTAGATAAGGATATGGTGGAATCACCACAATGGGGGGTTTTTGCTGGTATAGGTCTTGACATCGCTTTATTTTACCTTGATTGGACCTATCAGTGGTCAGTATCTAATCTTCAAACGGACATAGATCAGATTGATTTAGGGAAAGCCCACGGCATTTTCTGGACTGCAGGATTAAGGTTTTAA